One genomic region from Aggregicoccus sp. 17bor-14 encodes:
- the yidC gene encoding membrane protein insertase YidC: MGLWTDWVQWVTDAVLALSGLYGGSVGLAVVTLSFAVRLALLPLSLRLARRSREQRARLAALKPELEALQRRLKAEPERLAQETLALYRAHGVAPVDGRGLLALLAQAPVVGGLVSALSRGRLAAGPFLWMADLARPDVLLLALVACLSGAGAALNPDLPREGRTLMVLLPAALSVLFLWRASAALGLYWAASSGVGLLQSALLRRAPARSAQGTGGQRR; the protein is encoded by the coding sequence ATGGGCCTGTGGACCGACTGGGTGCAGTGGGTGACGGACGCGGTGCTCGCGCTCTCCGGGCTGTACGGCGGCAGCGTGGGGCTCGCGGTGGTGACGCTGTCCTTCGCGGTGCGGCTCGCGCTGCTGCCGCTGTCCCTGCGGCTCGCGCGGCGCTCGCGCGAGCAGCGCGCGCGCCTGGCGGCGCTGAAGCCCGAGCTCGAGGCGCTGCAGCGCCGCCTGAAGGCCGAGCCCGAGCGGCTCGCGCAGGAGACGCTCGCGCTCTACCGCGCGCACGGCGTGGCGCCGGTGGACGGGCGCGGGCTGCTCGCGCTGCTCGCGCAGGCGCCGGTGGTGGGCGGCCTGGTGAGCGCGCTCTCGCGGGGGCGGCTCGCGGCGGGGCCCTTCCTCTGGATGGCGGACCTCGCGCGCCCGGACGTGCTGCTGCTCGCGCTGGTGGCCTGCCTCAGCGGCGCGGGCGCGGCGCTCAACCCCGACCTGCCGCGCGAGGGCCGGACGCTGATGGTGCTGCTGCCCGCGGCCCTCAGCGTGCTCTTCCTCTGGCGCGCCTCGGCGGCGCTCGGCCTCTACTGGGCGGCCTCGAGCGGCGTGGGCCTGCTGCAGTCCGCGCTGCTGCGCCGCGCTCCCGCCCGCAGTGCGCAGGGCACCGGCGGTCAGCGGCGCTGA
- a CDS encoding glycerate kinase, protein MKLVIAPDSFKESLSAPEVAAAIARGWASVDPQAELLLRPMADGGEGTVDAVLAATGGERRQQRVQGPLGAPVLAHWGWLADGTAVLEMAAASGLHLVPRAARDATRASSHGTGELVRAALDAGARRIIVGLGGSATNDGGAGLLQALGVRLLDAHGVALPPGGAALARLARVDVSGLDPRLAQVPVEVMADVDNPLCGPHGASAVFGPQKGASPAQVAELDAALAHYAGVVAAALGEDPRSEPGVGAAGGLGFALRAFLGARSRPGIEWVAELSGLAQACAGAQLVITGEGRMDAQSLRGKAPMGVARIARAAGVPVIALVGSLGEGYQRLYDVGIEAAFSLVPGPLSLEEAMAGAAQALEARAADLARLWRVARASAAGAPQRR, encoded by the coding sequence GTGAAGCTCGTCATCGCGCCCGACTCGTTCAAGGAGAGCCTCAGCGCGCCGGAGGTGGCGGCCGCCATCGCGCGCGGCTGGGCGAGCGTGGACCCGCAGGCCGAGCTGCTGCTGCGCCCCATGGCGGACGGCGGCGAGGGGACGGTGGACGCGGTGCTCGCGGCGACGGGCGGCGAGCGGCGGCAGCAGCGGGTGCAGGGGCCGCTGGGAGCGCCGGTGCTCGCGCACTGGGGCTGGCTCGCGGACGGCACGGCGGTGCTGGAGATGGCCGCGGCGAGCGGCCTGCACCTCGTGCCGCGCGCCGCGCGCGACGCCACCCGCGCGAGCAGCCACGGCACGGGAGAGCTGGTGCGCGCGGCGCTGGACGCGGGCGCGCGCCGCATCATCGTGGGCCTGGGCGGCAGCGCGACGAACGACGGGGGCGCGGGGCTGCTCCAGGCGCTCGGCGTGCGCTTGCTCGATGCGCACGGGGTGGCGCTGCCTCCCGGGGGCGCGGCGCTCGCGCGGCTCGCGCGCGTGGACGTCTCCGGGCTCGACCCGCGGCTCGCGCAGGTGCCGGTGGAGGTGATGGCGGACGTGGACAACCCGCTGTGCGGGCCGCACGGCGCCTCGGCGGTGTTCGGCCCGCAGAAGGGCGCGAGCCCCGCGCAGGTGGCCGAGCTGGACGCGGCGCTCGCGCACTACGCGGGCGTGGTGGCGGCGGCGCTGGGGGAGGACCCCCGCAGCGAGCCCGGCGTGGGCGCGGCCGGCGGGCTGGGCTTCGCGCTGCGGGCCTTCCTCGGCGCGCGCTCGCGCCCGGGCATCGAGTGGGTGGCGGAGCTCTCCGGGCTCGCGCAGGCCTGCGCCGGCGCGCAGCTCGTCATCACCGGTGAGGGGCGGATGGACGCGCAGAGCCTTCGCGGCAAGGCGCCCATGGGGGTGGCCCGCATCGCGCGCGCGGCGGGCGTGCCCGTCATCGCGCTGGTGGGCAGCCTCGGCGAGGGCTACCAGCGCCTCTACGACGTCGGCATCGAGGCCGCCTTCAGCCTCGTGCCCGGGCCCCTCTCGCTGGAGGAGGCGATGGCGGGCGCGGCGCAGGCGCTGGAGGCGCGCGCCGCGGACCTCGCGCGGCTGTGGCGGGTGGCGCGCGCTTCCGCGGCGGGCGCACCTCAGCGCCGCTGA
- the sugE gene encoding quaternary ammonium compound efflux SMR transporter SugE: MAWLLLIVAGLLETCWAVGLKYTHGFTRLWPTLFVAATLAASMVLLSLAVRSLPIGTAYAVWVGIGALGAAVLGIFLFHEPATPARLLFLALLLVAIVGLKFTSSAGD; this comes from the coding sequence ATGGCATGGCTCCTCCTCATCGTCGCCGGGCTGCTCGAGACCTGCTGGGCCGTGGGGCTGAAGTACACCCACGGCTTCACCCGGCTGTGGCCCACGCTCTTCGTCGCGGCCACGCTCGCCGCGAGCATGGTGCTGCTCTCGCTCGCCGTGCGCTCGCTGCCCATCGGCACGGCCTACGCGGTGTGGGTGGGCATCGGTGCGCTCGGGGCCGCGGTGCTGGGCATCTTCCTCTTCCACGAGCCGGCGACCCCTGCGCGGCTGCTCTTCCTCGCGCTGCTGCTCGTGGCCATCGTGGGGCTCAAGTTCACCAGCAGCGCGGGGGACTGA
- a CDS encoding trans-acting enoyl reductase family protein yields the protein MPRSSAELDVVLWGATGFTGQLVAEALARGKHGARWALAGRDRAKLERVREGLSRIDPACAQLPLLLADAQDAASLDALASRTRVVCSTVGPYALYGSALVAACVRAGTDYCDLTGEVQWMRRMIDQHHAEAQRTGARIVHACGFDSIPSVLGTLMLQEHMRAEHGGHLDAVRFYMGRMRGGASGGTVASMLNALDEATKDRSVRRVLGNPYGLDPDPKRRGPDGSDQLGVRYSEELGSWTGPFVMASVNTRGVRRTNALLGFPWGEGFRYSEVQAFGPGPRGLARASAMSAGLGAFVGAVSVKPLRKLVQKRLPAAGQGPSPEQRERGFFEAHLRGEGRSARTGEQVRLAGKVASRGDPGYAATAVMLSESALCLAQDALPAAGGVHTVGTALGMTLVERLRRAGMTFSVETLPG from the coding sequence ATGCCCAGGTCCTCTGCCGAGCTCGACGTCGTGTTGTGGGGTGCCACCGGCTTCACCGGCCAGCTCGTGGCGGAGGCGCTCGCGCGCGGCAAGCACGGCGCGCGCTGGGCGCTCGCGGGCCGCGACCGCGCGAAGCTGGAGCGGGTGCGCGAGGGGCTCTCCCGCATCGACCCCGCCTGCGCCCAGCTGCCGCTGCTCCTCGCGGACGCGCAGGACGCGGCGTCGCTCGATGCGCTCGCCTCGCGCACGCGCGTGGTCTGCTCCACCGTGGGGCCCTACGCGCTGTACGGCAGCGCGCTGGTGGCGGCGTGCGTGCGCGCGGGCACGGACTACTGCGACCTCACCGGCGAGGTGCAGTGGATGCGGCGGATGATCGACCAGCACCACGCGGAGGCGCAGCGCACCGGCGCGCGCATCGTGCACGCGTGCGGCTTCGACTCCATCCCTTCCGTCCTGGGCACGCTGATGCTGCAGGAGCACATGCGCGCCGAGCACGGCGGCCACCTGGACGCGGTGCGCTTCTACATGGGGCGCATGCGCGGCGGCGCGAGTGGCGGCACGGTGGCGAGCATGCTCAACGCGCTCGACGAGGCCACGAAGGACCGCAGCGTGCGCCGCGTGCTGGGCAACCCCTACGGCCTGGACCCGGACCCGAAGCGCCGCGGCCCCGACGGCAGCGACCAGCTCGGCGTGCGCTACAGCGAGGAGCTGGGCAGCTGGACGGGCCCCTTCGTGATGGCGAGCGTGAACACCCGTGGCGTGCGCCGCACGAACGCGCTGCTCGGCTTTCCCTGGGGCGAGGGCTTCCGCTACTCGGAGGTGCAGGCCTTCGGGCCGGGGCCGCGGGGCCTCGCGCGCGCGAGCGCGATGTCCGCGGGCCTCGGCGCCTTCGTGGGCGCGGTGTCGGTGAAGCCCCTGCGCAAGCTCGTGCAGAAGCGGCTGCCCGCGGCGGGGCAGGGGCCCAGCCCCGAGCAGCGCGAGCGCGGCTTCTTCGAGGCGCACCTGCGCGGTGAGGGGCGCTCGGCGCGCACCGGCGAGCAGGTGCGGCTCGCGGGAAAGGTCGCGAGCCGCGGGGACCCCGGCTACGCAGCCACCGCGGTGATGCTCTCCGAGAGCGCGCTCTGCCTCGCGCAGGACGCGCTGCCCGCCGCGGGCGGCGTGCACACCGTGGGCACGGCCCTGGGGATGACGCTGGTGGAGCGGCTGCGGCGCGCGGGCATGACCTTCAGCGTGGAGACGCTCCCTGGCTAG
- a CDS encoding S9 family peptidase, which translates to MTRLVLAAAVLLGLPALAQPQGAPTSFLRELTETRRYTAGRPIASTPTPDGGTVLFLRSSPTSSALSLWAFDVASGQARELLTPEGVLGGVGETLSREEAARRERMRVGARGFTTFALSKDGRRVLLTLSGRLFLLERASGQVRELKAAAGGIDPRLSADGEHVAYVRGSDLYQLDLRTGREHRVSRGGTPERTHGLAEFVAMEEMGRFTGYWWSPDARQLAFTESDTRGVEKLALADPAHPERAPERVPYPRPGTPNARVRLFVAQATGGSPREVRWDLERYPYLATVRWPERGPLTLLVQNRAQTEELLLAADPRTGATRTLLTERDPAWVNLDQDFPLWREDGTGFLWQTERNGDTELELRSADGRLLRSRVAPGAGFRALVRYVEAEDTLYFLGGPNPTERYLWRSVRGGAPERVSQETPALESATVTPDGRVVVLTSESPTHLRRTRVLRADGTTSGELPSVAKEPPFTPRLEVRQVGKAGYWTSLVRPRAAKPGVKLPVIVRIYGAAHPLVQQGMTLHLDSQWMADQGYLVVSIDGRGTWFRGRAWERALKYDFVGRLDEQVEALRALAAQVPELDLARVGIEGWSNGGYMAAMAVLERPDVFRAAVAGAPVVDWRDYDSHLTERFLGLPQEHPEAYARNSLLPAASAPGPMGKLLLIHGTADDNVFLGHTLRLCDALLRAGKPFSLLTLSGSTHMPVDPLSVERRWERTMRHFHESL; encoded by the coding sequence ATGACCCGCCTCGTCCTCGCTGCCGCCGTGCTCCTGGGGCTCCCCGCTCTCGCCCAGCCGCAGGGCGCTCCGACCTCCTTCCTGCGCGAGCTCACCGAGACCCGCCGCTACACGGCCGGCCGGCCCATTGCGTCCACGCCCACGCCGGACGGCGGCACCGTGCTCTTCCTGCGCAGCAGCCCCACCTCCAGCGCGCTCTCGCTCTGGGCCTTCGACGTGGCGAGCGGACAGGCGAGGGAGCTGCTCACCCCGGAAGGCGTGCTGGGCGGCGTGGGCGAGACCCTCAGCCGCGAGGAGGCGGCGCGGCGCGAGCGGATGCGGGTGGGCGCGCGCGGCTTCACCACCTTCGCGCTCTCGAAGGACGGGCGGCGCGTGCTGCTCACGCTCTCCGGGCGCCTCTTCCTGCTCGAGCGCGCGAGCGGGCAGGTGCGCGAGCTGAAGGCGGCGGCCGGCGGCATCGACCCGCGCCTCTCCGCGGACGGCGAGCACGTGGCCTACGTGCGCGGGAGCGACCTGTACCAGCTGGACCTGCGCACCGGGCGCGAGCACCGGGTGAGCCGCGGGGGCACGCCCGAGCGCACGCACGGGCTCGCGGAGTTCGTGGCGATGGAGGAGATGGGGCGCTTCACCGGCTACTGGTGGAGCCCGGACGCGCGCCAGCTCGCCTTCACCGAGAGCGACACGCGCGGCGTGGAGAAGCTCGCGCTCGCGGACCCCGCCCACCCCGAGCGCGCCCCGGAGCGCGTGCCCTACCCGCGGCCCGGCACGCCCAACGCGCGGGTGCGCCTCTTCGTCGCGCAGGCCACCGGCGGAAGCCCGCGCGAGGTGCGCTGGGACCTGGAGCGCTACCCCTACCTCGCCACGGTGCGCTGGCCCGAGCGGGGGCCGCTCACGCTGCTGGTGCAGAACCGCGCCCAGACGGAGGAGCTGCTGCTCGCGGCGGACCCGCGCACCGGCGCGACGCGCACGCTGCTCACCGAGAGGGACCCGGCCTGGGTGAACCTGGACCAGGACTTCCCCCTCTGGCGCGAGGACGGCACGGGCTTCCTCTGGCAGACCGAGCGCAACGGCGACACGGAGCTGGAGCTGCGCAGTGCGGACGGGCGGCTCCTGCGCTCGCGGGTGGCGCCGGGGGCGGGCTTTCGCGCGCTGGTGCGCTACGTGGAGGCGGAGGACACGCTGTACTTCCTCGGCGGCCCCAACCCCACCGAGCGCTACCTCTGGCGCAGCGTGCGGGGCGGGGCGCCCGAGCGCGTGAGCCAGGAGACGCCCGCGCTCGAGAGCGCCACCGTCACGCCGGACGGACGGGTGGTGGTGCTCACGAGCGAGAGCCCCACGCACCTGCGCCGCACGCGGGTGCTGCGCGCGGACGGCACGACTTCAGGCGAGCTGCCCTCGGTGGCGAAGGAGCCGCCCTTCACGCCGCGCCTCGAGGTGCGGCAGGTGGGCAAGGCGGGGTACTGGACCTCGCTCGTGCGCCCGCGCGCGGCGAAGCCCGGCGTGAAGCTGCCGGTCATCGTGCGCATCTACGGCGCCGCGCACCCGCTCGTGCAGCAGGGGATGACCTTGCACCTCGACTCGCAGTGGATGGCGGACCAGGGCTACCTCGTCGTCAGCATCGACGGGCGGGGCACGTGGTTTCGCGGCCGCGCGTGGGAGCGCGCGCTGAAGTACGACTTCGTGGGCCGGCTGGACGAGCAGGTGGAGGCGCTGCGCGCGCTCGCCGCGCAGGTACCGGAGCTGGACCTCGCGCGCGTGGGCATCGAGGGCTGGAGCAACGGCGGCTACATGGCCGCGATGGCGGTGCTCGAGCGCCCGGACGTCTTCCGCGCCGCGGTGGCGGGCGCGCCGGTGGTGGACTGGCGCGACTACGACTCGCACCTCACCGAGCGTTTCCTCGGGCTGCCGCAGGAGCACCCCGAGGCCTACGCGCGCAACTCGCTGCTCCCCGCGGCGAGCGCCCCCGGCCCCATGGGCAAGCTGCTGCTCATCCACGGCACCGCGGACGACAACGTCTTCCTCGGCCACACGCTGCGGCTGTGCGACGCGCTCTTGCGCGCGGGCAAGCCCTTCTCGCTGCTCACGCTCTCGGGCTCCACGCACATGCCCGTGGACCCGCTCTCGGTGGAGCGGCGCTGGGAGCGCACGATGCGCCACTTCCACGAGAGCCTGTAG
- a CDS encoding tail fiber domain-containing protein: protein MTLNSSEPAGAHCTFGGTKLEFGPDIDGDMQLDPGEINPALTQYLCHGEPGFACWDLNTNHACDVGSEDKDADGSCTVADCLAPNVTQYIRNGTVQQADSSFNVSGSGAVGGTFTAGDRVRVQTNNDGLYNATTLLQLRAPSQPGYPITDVLRVDNASGLAAIGQLGIGFIPASGDGTRMMWHPFKAAFRAGGVDGNLGHWDDANVGFYSWAGGFNTRASANYSLAFGYYNLASGAYATALGYNTTASGMGSAALGYRVTADGAYGVALGNRVSTNGFDGAFAWGDGSTTTVPSNLVTASNQFAIRAAGGVRLFTNSGLTTGVSLNPGGSSWNVLSDRNAKTAFQPVDGEQVLAKLSKIPLQTWVYKAEEQQPRHVGPMAQDFHAAFGLGLNDRTINSLDIDGINMVAIQALEKRTEELQASTRQVQTLQQEVELLKRQLGRIEQELARQKR from the coding sequence GTGACGCTCAACTCCTCCGAGCCCGCAGGGGCGCACTGCACCTTCGGCGGCACGAAGCTGGAGTTCGGACCGGACATCGACGGGGACATGCAGCTGGACCCCGGTGAGATCAACCCAGCCCTCACCCAGTACCTCTGCCACGGCGAGCCGGGCTTCGCCTGCTGGGACCTCAACACGAACCACGCCTGTGACGTGGGCAGCGAGGACAAGGACGCGGACGGCAGCTGCACCGTGGCGGACTGCCTCGCGCCCAACGTGACCCAGTACATCCGCAACGGGACCGTCCAGCAGGCGGACTCGAGCTTCAACGTGAGCGGCTCAGGTGCCGTGGGTGGCACCTTCACGGCGGGCGATCGCGTCCGGGTGCAGACGAACAACGACGGGCTCTACAACGCGACGACGCTGCTCCAGCTGCGCGCGCCCTCGCAGCCCGGCTACCCGATCACCGACGTGCTGCGCGTGGACAACGCGAGCGGCCTCGCCGCAATCGGCCAGCTGGGCATCGGCTTCATCCCTGCCTCGGGCGATGGCACGCGGATGATGTGGCACCCCTTCAAGGCCGCGTTCCGCGCCGGCGGCGTGGACGGCAACCTCGGGCACTGGGACGACGCGAACGTGGGCTTCTACTCGTGGGCGGGCGGCTTCAACACGCGGGCCTCGGCGAACTACAGCCTCGCCTTCGGCTACTACAACCTGGCCTCCGGCGCCTATGCGACGGCCCTGGGCTACAACACCACGGCCAGCGGCATGGGCTCGGCGGCGCTCGGCTACCGTGTGACGGCAGACGGTGCCTACGGCGTCGCGCTCGGCAACCGCGTGAGCACCAACGGGTTCGACGGCGCCTTCGCCTGGGGCGACGGGTCCACCACGACCGTGCCCTCGAACCTGGTGACGGCGAGCAACCAGTTCGCCATCCGCGCGGCGGGCGGCGTGCGGCTCTTCACCAACTCGGGCCTCACCACGGGCGTCAGCCTGAACCCCGGCGGCTCCTCGTGGAACGTGCTCTCCGACCGCAATGCGAAGACGGCCTTCCAGCCGGTGGACGGTGAGCAGGTGCTCGCGAAGCTCTCGAAGATTCCGCTGCAGACCTGGGTCTACAAGGCCGAGGAGCAGCAGCCGCGGCACGTGGGCCCGATGGCGCAGGACTTCCACGCGGCCTTCGGCCTCGGCCTGAACGACCGCACCATCAACAGCCTGGACATCGACGGCATCAACATGGTCGCCATCCAGGCGCTGGAGAAGCGCACCGAGGAGCTGCAGGCGAGCACCCGCCAGGTGCAGACGCTTCAGCAGGAGGTGGAGCTGCTCAAGCGCCAGCTGGGCCGCATCGAGCAGGAGCTCGCGCGCCAGAAGCGCTAG
- a CDS encoding YgcG family protein, with protein MALAAAARRHARPAAAAALSCALLLGAASAQAQNQSSLQPLPPARRPETQAPRSPAAPPASAGPDEAPPSPRSSGGAQQAPDDGRKDDARPGATPATDSPPAETPAARGGPAALPQDDEAARPSSGPYRPPPLQGYVTDTAGVLSAEERATLNQRLNALDRQSDFKVAVFVVDTLGGETIEDVAYAAFNTWKIGSAGKDNGALLVIAPRERRVRIETGKGVGGELTDLQTFDILQKYVKPALKENRYYDAVADGTNAMAIAVTGQPLPGAAPLPARPTSREPSGDTGFGGVGCLMAAFFAFFLFNMFRGGGGGRRRRRGIMFFPPFFGGGGGWGGGGGGWGGGGGGGWGGGGGSPGGGGSSGGGGSSDSY; from the coding sequence ATGGCCCTCGCGGCGGCAGCCCGGCGGCACGCGCGCCCCGCGGCGGCCGCCGCCCTCTCCTGCGCGCTGCTCCTGGGCGCCGCGAGCGCGCAGGCGCAGAACCAGTCCTCGCTGCAGCCCCTGCCCCCGGCCCGGCGTCCCGAGACGCAGGCGCCGCGCAGCCCTGCAGCGCCCCCCGCCTCCGCAGGCCCCGACGAGGCACCGCCCTCGCCGCGCAGCAGCGGTGGCGCGCAGCAGGCCCCTGACGACGGGCGCAAGGACGACGCGCGCCCGGGTGCCACGCCCGCGACGGACTCGCCCCCGGCCGAGACCCCGGCCGCGCGCGGCGGCCCCGCGGCCCTTCCGCAGGACGACGAGGCGGCGCGCCCCTCGAGCGGCCCCTATCGCCCGCCGCCCCTGCAGGGCTACGTCACGGACACGGCCGGCGTGCTGAGCGCCGAGGAGCGCGCGACGCTGAACCAGCGCCTCAACGCGCTGGACCGGCAGAGCGACTTCAAGGTCGCCGTCTTCGTCGTGGACACGCTGGGCGGCGAGACCATCGAGGACGTGGCCTACGCGGCCTTCAACACCTGGAAGATCGGCAGCGCCGGCAAGGACAACGGCGCGCTGCTGGTCATCGCGCCGCGCGAGCGCCGGGTGCGCATCGAGACGGGCAAGGGCGTGGGCGGTGAGCTCACCGACCTGCAGACCTTCGACATCCTGCAGAAGTACGTGAAGCCCGCGCTGAAGGAGAACCGCTACTACGACGCCGTGGCGGACGGCACCAACGCCATGGCCATCGCCGTGACCGGCCAGCCGCTGCCGGGCGCCGCGCCCCTGCCCGCGCGCCCCACCTCGCGCGAGCCCTCGGGCGACACGGGCTTCGGCGGCGTGGGCTGCCTCATGGCCGCCTTCTTCGCCTTCTTCCTCTTCAACATGTTCCGCGGCGGAGGCGGCGGGCGCCGGCGCCGGCGCGGCATCATGTTCTTCCCGCCCTTCTTCGGCGGCGGAGGTGGCTGGGGCGGCGGAGGCGGCGGCTGGGGTGGAGGCGGCGGAGGCGGCTGGGGCGGTGGCGGTGGCAGCCCCGGCGGCGGTGGCAGCTCCGGCGGCGGCGGCTCCAGCGACAGCTACTGA
- a CDS encoding LemA family protein, whose translation MRPSSLRRALVVPVLVALGVALLPGCQKYDVLIEKDQVCEQRWADLEAQLQRRADLIPNLVNTVKAAAASEKDILTGVLEARAKATSIQLSGEDLQDPAKVAAFQKAQEGLTSALSRLLVVQEKYPELKSNENFRGLQVQLEGTENRILRSREQYNAAVADYNAELGKIGGAVVKRATGGTFKPRQYFRASPESQAAPKVNF comes from the coding sequence ATGCGCCCCTCTTCCCTTCGCAGAGCCCTGGTGGTGCCGGTGCTGGTCGCCCTCGGTGTGGCGCTGCTGCCCGGCTGTCAGAAGTACGACGTCCTCATCGAGAAGGACCAGGTGTGCGAGCAGCGCTGGGCGGACCTCGAGGCCCAGCTGCAGCGGCGCGCGGACCTCATCCCCAACCTGGTGAACACCGTGAAGGCGGCGGCCGCCTCGGAGAAGGACATCCTCACCGGGGTGCTCGAGGCGCGCGCCAAGGCGACGAGCATCCAGCTGAGCGGCGAGGACCTGCAGGACCCCGCCAAGGTGGCCGCGTTCCAGAAGGCCCAGGAGGGGCTGACCAGCGCGCTGAGCCGCCTGCTGGTGGTGCAGGAGAAGTACCCCGAGCTCAAGAGCAACGAGAACTTCCGCGGCCTGCAGGTGCAGCTGGAGGGCACCGAGAACCGCATCCTGCGCTCGCGCGAGCAGTACAACGCGGCCGTCGCCGACTACAACGCGGAGCTCGGCAAGATTGGCGGCGCGGTGGTGAAGCGCGCCACGGGCGGCACCTTCAAGCCCCGCCAGTACTTCCGCGCCAGCCCCGAGTCCCAGGCCGCCCCCAAGGTGAACTTCTGA